Proteins from a genomic interval of Diaminobutyricimonas aerilata:
- a CDS encoding ThuA domain-containing protein: MTTSTTEKKAIRVVVWGENRHEQVNAVVRGIYPDGMHSTIAEGITRLLGDDVTVTTRVLDDPEHGMTEELLAQTDVLLWWGHTAHEEVSDEVVDRIQKHVLEGMGIIVLHSGHHSKIFRRLMGTTCSLRWRNDNDGELIWTVSPRHPIAEGVPQPLVIPGQEMYGEFFDIPEPDELIFISSFSGGEVFRSGITYRRGYGKVFYFSPGDEIFPVYHHPDVQRVIANGVKWAHSERARESYLITPMYVSGEFDRPVLTSPEGLVDYYTRELIAPRETAD, encoded by the coding sequence TTGACCACCTCAACCACCGAGAAGAAGGCCATCCGGGTCGTCGTCTGGGGCGAGAACCGGCACGAGCAGGTCAACGCGGTCGTGCGCGGCATCTACCCGGACGGCATGCACAGCACCATCGCGGAGGGCATCACCCGCCTGCTCGGCGACGACGTCACCGTCACGACGCGGGTGCTCGACGACCCGGAGCACGGCATGACCGAGGAGCTGCTCGCGCAGACCGACGTGCTGCTGTGGTGGGGGCACACCGCCCATGAAGAGGTGTCGGACGAGGTCGTGGACCGCATCCAGAAGCACGTGCTCGAAGGCATGGGCATCATCGTGCTGCACTCGGGGCACCACTCGAAGATCTTCCGGCGCCTCATGGGCACCACCTGCAGCCTGCGCTGGCGCAACGACAACGACGGCGAGCTCATCTGGACCGTCTCGCCGCGTCATCCCATCGCCGAGGGGGTGCCGCAGCCGCTCGTCATCCCCGGACAGGAGATGTACGGCGAGTTCTTCGACATCCCCGAACCCGACGAGCTCATCTTCATCAGCAGCTTCTCGGGCGGTGAGGTGTTCCGCAGCGGCATCACCTACCGCCGCGGCTACGGCAAGGTGTTCTACTTCAGCCCGGGCGACGAGATCTTCCCCGTCTACCACCACCCCGACGTGCAGCGCGTTATCGCGAACGGCGTGAAGTGGGCCCACTCCGAGCGGGCGCGCGAGTCGTACCTGATCACGCCGATGTACGTCTCCGGCGAGTTCGACCGCCCCGTGCTCACCTCGCCCGAGGGCCTCGTCGACTACTACACCCGTGAGCTCATCGCGCCGCGGGAGACCGCCGACTGA
- the soxR gene encoding redox-sensitive transcriptional activator SoxR, producing the protein MGDVHIEGGPRAILTVGDVARRSGVTVSTLHFYEREGLIHSTRTAGNQRRYKREVLRRIAFIRTAQRIGISLAEIRDALGTLPAARTPTRHDWERLSAVWRDDLDRRIRQLEHLRSDLTDCIGCGCLSLGVCALQNPRDEHGREGPGPRFWED; encoded by the coding sequence ATGGGCGACGTGCACATCGAGGGCGGCCCGCGCGCGATCCTGACGGTCGGCGACGTCGCCCGGCGCAGCGGGGTCACCGTCTCGACGCTGCACTTCTACGAACGCGAGGGCCTCATCCACTCCACCCGCACGGCGGGCAACCAGCGGCGGTACAAGCGCGAGGTGCTGCGACGGATCGCGTTCATCCGCACCGCGCAGCGCATCGGCATCTCGCTCGCCGAGATCCGGGACGCGCTCGGCACCCTGCCCGCGGCGCGCACCCCGACCCGGCACGACTGGGAGCGGCTGAGTGCGGTGTGGCGCGACGACCTCGACCGGCGCATCCGCCAGCTCGAGCACTTGCGCAGCGACCTGACCGACTGCATCGGATGCGGGTGCCTCAGCCTCGGCGTGTGCGCGCTGCAGAACCCGCGCGACGAGCACGGCCGCGAGGGCCCCGGCCCGCGGTTCTGGGAGGACTGA
- a CDS encoding MFS transporter, translated as MSSPPTSPLTPGYRLLTVGMIALVALGAFEALAVTTAMPTIVHELDGLALFAFAFAGPLASGVVGMVVAANWSDRSGPRTPLLVMVALFLIGVLVAGWAGDMPTVVAGRLVHGAGGGGLIVALYVVVGRAYPQPMHPRVFAAFAAAWVVPSLIGPLIAGLVTEHLGWRWVFLGVAALVVLALAAVLPALRRPELRTPPSGEPERWRWGRILVGCALALVVLALHLVSGAAERLDWPVVAGAIAVGVVGVAFTLRPLVPAGTFTVRRGLPGAVALRGLSASAYLATEAYVPLLLTERFGFTPSLAGLALTAGAVTWSLASWVQTKVPADRGDGAIVRVASVLLAGAIALVLFVSVTDALPWLALGGWALAGAGMGLMTPRFSVLVLRHSPEREQGFNSAAGTIAEYTGMAVLLAFTGALHLALLAVGGVAPFVGVFVAGLVVAVVLVALAGRVDAVAPTGAEEVADARRQTA; from the coding sequence ATGTCCTCTCCGCCGACCTCCCCGCTCACGCCCGGTTACCGCCTGCTCACCGTCGGCATGATCGCCCTCGTCGCGCTCGGCGCCTTCGAGGCGCTCGCCGTGACGACCGCGATGCCGACGATCGTGCACGAACTCGACGGACTCGCGCTCTTCGCCTTCGCGTTCGCCGGGCCGCTCGCGAGCGGGGTCGTCGGCATGGTGGTCGCCGCGAACTGGTCCGACCGGTCCGGACCGCGTACGCCGCTGCTGGTCATGGTCGCGCTGTTCCTCATCGGGGTGCTCGTCGCCGGATGGGCGGGCGACATGCCGACGGTGGTGGCCGGGCGGCTCGTGCACGGCGCCGGCGGCGGCGGTCTCATCGTGGCCCTCTACGTCGTGGTCGGCCGCGCGTACCCGCAGCCGATGCATCCGCGGGTGTTCGCGGCCTTCGCCGCGGCCTGGGTGGTGCCCTCGCTCATCGGTCCGCTCATCGCGGGGCTCGTGACCGAGCACCTCGGTTGGCGCTGGGTGTTCCTCGGGGTCGCCGCGCTCGTCGTGCTCGCCCTCGCGGCCGTGCTGCCGGCACTGCGCCGGCCCGAACTGCGCACTCCGCCCTCCGGCGAACCCGAACGCTGGCGCTGGGGCCGCATCCTCGTCGGCTGCGCCCTCGCCCTCGTCGTGCTCGCGCTGCACCTCGTCTCCGGCGCGGCCGAGCGGCTCGACTGGCCCGTCGTGGCTGGCGCGATCGCCGTGGGCGTCGTCGGCGTGGCGTTCACCCTCCGCCCGCTCGTGCCCGCCGGCACCTTCACCGTCCGCCGCGGACTGCCCGGGGCGGTCGCGTTGCGCGGGCTCTCCGCATCCGCCTACCTTGCGACCGAGGCGTACGTGCCGCTCCTGCTCACCGAGCGCTTCGGTTTCACGCCCTCCCTCGCCGGCCTCGCGCTCACCGCCGGGGCGGTGACGTGGTCGCTCGCGTCGTGGGTGCAGACGAAGGTGCCTGCCGACCGGGGCGACGGCGCCATCGTGCGGGTCGCCTCGGTGCTGCTCGCGGGGGCGATCGCGCTCGTGCTGTTCGTGTCGGTGACGGATGCCCTGCCCTGGCTCGCCCTCGGCGGATGGGCGCTCGCCGGCGCCGGCATGGGGCTCATGACTCCGCGGTTCTCGGTGCTCGTGCTGCGGCACTCCCCGGAGCGGGAACAGGGGTTCAACTCCGCCGCGGGCACCATCGCGGAGTACACCGGCATGGCGGTGCTGCTCGCCTTCACCGGGGCCCTCCACCTCGCCCTGCTCGCCGTCGGCGGGGTCGCGCCGTTCGTCGGAGTGTTCGTCGCCGGGCTCGTCGTCGCCGTCGTGCTCGTCGCCCTCGCCGGGAGAGTGGATGCGGTCGCGCCGACCGGAGCCGAGGAGGTGGCGGATGCGCGCCGTCAGACAGCGTGA
- a CDS encoding zinc-binding dehydrogenase, with the protein MRAVRQREFGGPEVLVVETVDDPAPGSDEVVIAVEAAGVHALDTTLRAGAAGPAGAATLPMTPGREVAGRVVALGADVDAAWSGARVVAHLGWRSGGYAERAVVAASALHRLPDRLDAASAVALIGTGRTAHAAIDAAALSRRDLVLVPGATGGLGSQIVQLAVDVGCTVVALVGGERKAEIARASLAHSVVDYAEEDWPDALRRVLGDRRADVLFDGVGGAVASTLFDALGTRGRTVVIGWSSGTPLTVDGAALASRGLTVTAAIGPAVLARPGYLRELETRALASGADGTVVPAVHRFTLDEAADAHRAIEQRRALGKVVLLP; encoded by the coding sequence ATGCGCGCCGTCAGACAGCGTGAGTTCGGCGGACCCGAGGTGCTCGTCGTCGAGACCGTCGACGACCCCGCGCCCGGCTCCGACGAGGTCGTCATCGCGGTGGAGGCCGCCGGGGTGCACGCCCTCGACACGACGCTGCGCGCCGGAGCCGCCGGACCGGCGGGCGCGGCGACGCTCCCGATGACACCCGGGCGCGAGGTCGCGGGTCGTGTCGTCGCCCTGGGGGCCGACGTCGATGCCGCCTGGTCGGGGGCGCGCGTCGTCGCGCACCTCGGATGGCGCAGCGGCGGCTACGCGGAGCGGGCGGTGGTCGCGGCGTCGGCGCTGCACCGCCTGCCCGACCGGCTCGACGCCGCCTCCGCGGTCGCGCTCATCGGCACCGGCCGCACGGCCCACGCCGCGATCGACGCGGCCGCGCTGTCACGCCGGGATCTCGTGCTCGTCCCCGGCGCCACCGGTGGCCTCGGTTCGCAGATCGTGCAACTCGCCGTCGACGTCGGCTGCACCGTCGTCGCCCTCGTCGGGGGCGAGCGCAAGGCGGAGATCGCCCGCGCGTCCCTCGCCCACTCCGTGGTCGACTACGCGGAAGAGGACTGGCCGGACGCCCTCCGGCGGGTGCTGGGCGACCGACGCGCCGACGTGCTCTTCGACGGAGTCGGGGGAGCGGTCGCATCGACCCTGTTCGACGCGCTCGGCACACGCGGCCGGACGGTCGTGATCGGCTGGTCCTCCGGTACGCCGCTCACCGTCGACGGGGCGGCGCTCGCCTCGCGCGGGCTCACCGTGACGGCGGCGATCGGTCCCGCGGTCCTGGCGCGCCCCGGCTACCTGCGCGAACTCGAGACGCGCGCCCTCGCGAGCGGCGCCGACGGCACCGTCGTGCCGGCCGTGCACCGCTTCACCCTCGACGAGGCCGCCGACGCCCACCGCGCGATCGAGCAGCGTCGGGCCCTCGGCAAGGTCGTGCTGCTGCCTTGA
- a CDS encoding APC family permease, with protein sequence MNWRTKSVEASIADTTDAERSLTRTLGTWDLTLMGVAVAVGAGIFSVGANAAASFAGPAVTLSFVLAALTCALAIMCYAEFASTIPVAGSAYTFTYATMGEFLAWIIGWDLILEMFTGSAVLAKYWGVYLAEVFQVWNVPIPATVQIAGIDVSWPAFLVVAVFTALLVAGTKLTARVGSVFTIIKVGIVLFVIVAGFFFIRVENYTPFVPASEPTEGGASDVWSQSLFSWLSGAAPAQYGAFGVLAAAALVFFAFIGFDVVVTSAEEVRNPQKTLVRGVFLGLAIVTLLYVLVSIVLTGMVSYRDLASSEEPSLATAFTLVGADWAAAIISIGALAGLTTVIMVLLLGLSRIVFSMSRDGLLPRWLSKTSATRKTPARVQIIAGALVAVVAAFTDVGLLEEMINIGTLSAFVLVSVGIIVLRRTRPDLPRAFRVPFSPVLPLVSAALCVWLMLNLTTLTWVRFLVWLLIGMVIYLAYGRRHSRVGRGLEAR encoded by the coding sequence ATGAACTGGCGAACGAAGTCCGTCGAAGCCTCCATCGCCGACACCACCGATGCGGAGCGCAGTCTCACGCGCACCCTCGGCACCTGGGACCTCACGCTCATGGGCGTCGCCGTCGCCGTCGGCGCGGGCATCTTCTCGGTCGGAGCGAACGCGGCGGCGAGCTTCGCCGGCCCCGCGGTCACCCTCTCGTTCGTGCTCGCAGCCCTCACCTGTGCGCTCGCGATCATGTGTTACGCGGAGTTCGCCTCGACGATCCCCGTCGCCGGGAGTGCGTACACGTTCACCTACGCGACGATGGGCGAGTTCCTCGCCTGGATCATCGGCTGGGACCTCATCCTCGAGATGTTCACCGGATCCGCCGTGCTCGCCAAGTACTGGGGCGTCTACCTCGCGGAGGTGTTCCAGGTGTGGAACGTGCCGATCCCGGCCACGGTGCAGATCGCGGGCATCGACGTCAGCTGGCCGGCGTTCCTCGTCGTCGCCGTCTTCACCGCGCTGCTCGTCGCCGGAACCAAGCTCACCGCGCGCGTCGGCAGCGTGTTCACGATCATCAAGGTCGGCATCGTGCTGTTCGTGATCGTCGCCGGCTTCTTCTTCATCCGCGTCGAGAACTACACGCCGTTCGTGCCCGCGTCGGAGCCGACCGAGGGCGGAGCCTCGGATGTGTGGAGCCAGTCGCTCTTCTCGTGGCTCTCGGGTGCCGCGCCGGCGCAGTACGGCGCCTTCGGGGTGCTCGCGGCGGCGGCCCTGGTGTTCTTCGCGTTCATCGGTTTCGACGTCGTCGTGACGAGCGCCGAGGAGGTGCGCAACCCGCAGAAGACGCTCGTGCGCGGCGTGTTCCTGGGCCTCGCGATCGTGACGCTGCTCTACGTGCTCGTCTCGATCGTGCTCACCGGCATGGTGTCGTACCGCGATCTCGCCAGTTCGGAGGAGCCCTCGCTCGCCACCGCGTTCACGCTCGTCGGTGCCGACTGGGCCGCCGCGATCATCTCGATCGGCGCGCTCGCCGGACTCACGACCGTCATCATGGTGCTGCTGCTGGGGTTGTCGCGGATCGTGTTCTCGATGAGCCGCGACGGTCTGCTGCCGCGCTGGCTGTCGAAGACCTCGGCCACCCGCAAGACGCCGGCGCGCGTTCAGATCATCGCCGGAGCGCTCGTCGCCGTGGTCGCGGCCTTCACCGACGTGGGGCTGCTCGAGGAGATGATCAACATCGGCACGCTCTCGGCGTTCGTGCTCGTGAGCGTCGGCATCATCGTGCTGCGTCGCACCCGGCCCGACCTGCCGCGCGCCTTCCGGGTGCCGTTCTCCCCGGTGCTGCCGCTCGTCTCCGCGGCTCTGTGCGTCTGGCTCATGCTCAACCTGACGACGCTCACCTGGGTGCGCTTCCTGGTGTGGCTGCTCATCGGGATGGTGATCTACCTCGCCTACGGTCGACGCCACTCCCGCGTGGGTCGCGGGCTCGAGGCGCGCTGA